One segment of Macrotis lagotis isolate mMagLag1 chromosome 1, bilby.v1.9.chrom.fasta, whole genome shotgun sequence DNA contains the following:
- the SC5D gene encoding lathosterol oxidase isoform X1, which produces MILLEGSIAFSSLCHSGVAMDLVLNAADYYFFTPYVYPSTWPEDEIIRQSLSLLVVTNLGAYVLYFFFATLSYYFVFDHSLKKHPLFLENQVYREIKHTIQSLPWMSIPTVLLFLAEVRGYSKLYDKIEDSTYGWPGVIFSMLSFLFFTDMAIYWIHRGLHHKFLYKHVHKPHHLWKITTPFASHAFHPLDGFLQSLPYHIYPFIFPLHKVVYLGLYIFVNVWTISIHDGDFRVPRFLEPIINGSAHHTDHHLYFDYNYGQYFTLWDRIGGSFKYPSAFEGKGPLAYLKTITEEKLNGHAGNGCKDEQFFNGESLKTK; this is translated from the exons ATGATTCTTCTTGAAGGAAGTATAGCCTTTTCATCTTTGTGTCATTCAGGCGTGGCGATGGATCTTGTATTGAATGCTgcagattattattttttcacacCATATGTATATCCAAGTACATGGCCAGAGGATGAAATCATTCGACAGTCTCTCAGTCTCCTAGTTGTAACAAATCTTGGTGCTTacgttttatatttcttttttgcgACTCTGAGCTATTACTTTGTCTTTGATCACTCATTGAAGAAACATCCACTTTTTTTAGAG AACCAAGTATATCGAGAGATTAAGCATACTATCCAATCACTACCATGGATGAGTATTCCCACAGTTTTATTATTTCTGGCCGAGGTCAGAGGTTACAGCAAACTGTATGACAAAATAGAAGATTCAACTTATG GTTGGCCTGGAGTCATTTTTAGTATGTTATCCTTCCTCTTCTTCACTGATATGGCAATCTATTGGATTCATCGAGGCCTTCATCATAAATTTCTATATAAG caTGTACACAAGCCTCATCACCTTTGGAAGATTACTACTCCATTTGCAAGTCATGCTTTTCACCCATTGGATGGCTTTCTTCAGAGTCTACCATATCATATATATCCTTTCATCTTTCCATTACATAAAGTAGTTTATTTAGGCCTGTACATCTTTGTGAATGTCTGGACAATTTCCATTCATGATGGTGACTTCCGAGTTCCAAGATTCTTAGAACCAATTATTAATGGCTCAGCCCATCACACAGATCACCACCTCTATTTTGACTATAACTATGGCCAATATTTCACTCTGTGGGATAGAATTGGAGGCTCTTTCAAGTATCCTTCTGCTTTTGAAGGCAAGGGTCCACTAGCTTATTTGAAGACtataactgaagaaaaattaaatggccATGCAGGAAATGGTTGCAAGGATGAACAGTTTTTCAATGGAGAGAGTTTAAAGACTAAGTAG
- the SC5D gene encoding lathosterol oxidase isoform X2, whose product MDLVLNAADYYFFTPYVYPSTWPEDEIIRQSLSLLVVTNLGAYVLYFFFATLSYYFVFDHSLKKHPLFLENQVYREIKHTIQSLPWMSIPTVLLFLAEVRGYSKLYDKIEDSTYGWPGVIFSMLSFLFFTDMAIYWIHRGLHHKFLYKHVHKPHHLWKITTPFASHAFHPLDGFLQSLPYHIYPFIFPLHKVVYLGLYIFVNVWTISIHDGDFRVPRFLEPIINGSAHHTDHHLYFDYNYGQYFTLWDRIGGSFKYPSAFEGKGPLAYLKTITEEKLNGHAGNGCKDEQFFNGESLKTK is encoded by the exons ATGGATCTTGTATTGAATGCTgcagattattattttttcacacCATATGTATATCCAAGTACATGGCCAGAGGATGAAATCATTCGACAGTCTCTCAGTCTCCTAGTTGTAACAAATCTTGGTGCTTacgttttatatttcttttttgcgACTCTGAGCTATTACTTTGTCTTTGATCACTCATTGAAGAAACATCCACTTTTTTTAGAG AACCAAGTATATCGAGAGATTAAGCATACTATCCAATCACTACCATGGATGAGTATTCCCACAGTTTTATTATTTCTGGCCGAGGTCAGAGGTTACAGCAAACTGTATGACAAAATAGAAGATTCAACTTATG GTTGGCCTGGAGTCATTTTTAGTATGTTATCCTTCCTCTTCTTCACTGATATGGCAATCTATTGGATTCATCGAGGCCTTCATCATAAATTTCTATATAAG caTGTACACAAGCCTCATCACCTTTGGAAGATTACTACTCCATTTGCAAGTCATGCTTTTCACCCATTGGATGGCTTTCTTCAGAGTCTACCATATCATATATATCCTTTCATCTTTCCATTACATAAAGTAGTTTATTTAGGCCTGTACATCTTTGTGAATGTCTGGACAATTTCCATTCATGATGGTGACTTCCGAGTTCCAAGATTCTTAGAACCAATTATTAATGGCTCAGCCCATCACACAGATCACCACCTCTATTTTGACTATAACTATGGCCAATATTTCACTCTGTGGGATAGAATTGGAGGCTCTTTCAAGTATCCTTCTGCTTTTGAAGGCAAGGGTCCACTAGCTTATTTGAAGACtataactgaagaaaaattaaatggccATGCAGGAAATGGTTGCAAGGATGAACAGTTTTTCAATGGAGAGAGTTTAAAGACTAAGTAG